The Trinickia acidisoli genome includes a window with the following:
- a CDS encoding transglycosylase SLT domain-containing protein: protein MRFIFSALLVLMLAACASQGPTAPPASDASNPNSATDTLRITAAKQTIDVDKSSVDQLTTADADLWARIRRGFQIPDLNNDLVDMQTNWYAQRPDYVQRMTDRSQKYLYYIVEELEARHMPTELALLPFVESAYNPQALSVAKAAGMWQFVPDTGRTYNLKQNMWQDERRDVLASTGAALDYLSRLHDMFGDWYLALAAYNWGEGNVQRAIARNQAAGLPTDYESLRMPNETRYYVPKLQAVKNIVMNPQAYGLTLPSIPNHPYFVTVTTEHDIDVDVAAKLANMTPDEFRALNPSFKKPVIVGATQPQILLPFDNASAFEHNLKTYDGQLSSWTTYTVTERTRPQALAEKIGVDPQTLMSVNKIPAGMRLKPGSTLVVPRGDDGDDEDISADVAESAVLAMEPDVPDTRKMLIRVRRKQTMEEVAARYHVSLGELKVWNKTHRTSVMPGQVIVLHVPVGRAMPVEPGPQKIATSIPQGARIERIEAHASDVKPKSRHEKAAKASGRTAVVKTAAHAEKLARPSAAASKSAAKAPKVTASREKGAKGDKGEKVAAGTPKVKRKS, encoded by the coding sequence ATGCGATTTATCTTCAGTGCGCTATTGGTTCTCATGCTTGCCGCCTGCGCAAGCCAGGGGCCGACGGCGCCCCCAGCCTCCGACGCTTCCAACCCGAATTCCGCCACCGACACCCTCCGCATCACCGCCGCCAAGCAGACCATCGACGTCGACAAGAGCTCTGTCGATCAACTGACGACCGCCGACGCCGATCTGTGGGCGCGCATTCGCCGCGGTTTTCAGATCCCTGATCTGAACAATGACTTGGTGGACATGCAGACCAACTGGTACGCGCAGCGTCCCGATTACGTCCAGCGCATGACGGACCGCTCCCAGAAGTATCTGTATTACATCGTGGAAGAACTCGAGGCTCGGCACATGCCGACCGAGCTTGCGTTGCTGCCGTTCGTCGAATCGGCGTACAACCCGCAGGCGTTGTCGGTCGCGAAAGCGGCCGGCATGTGGCAATTCGTGCCCGATACGGGCCGCACCTACAACCTCAAGCAGAACATGTGGCAGGACGAGCGCCGCGACGTGCTGGCTTCGACCGGTGCCGCGCTCGACTATCTGTCGCGTCTGCACGATATGTTCGGCGATTGGTATCTCGCGCTCGCGGCCTACAACTGGGGCGAGGGCAACGTGCAGCGCGCGATCGCACGCAATCAGGCGGCCGGCTTGCCGACCGATTACGAAAGCCTGCGCATGCCGAACGAGACGCGCTACTACGTACCCAAGCTGCAGGCCGTCAAGAATATCGTGATGAACCCGCAAGCCTACGGGTTGACGTTGCCGTCGATCCCCAATCACCCGTACTTCGTGACGGTGACGACCGAGCACGACATCGACGTCGACGTGGCCGCGAAGCTGGCGAATATGACGCCGGACGAGTTTCGCGCGCTCAATCCCTCGTTCAAGAAGCCTGTCATCGTGGGGGCGACGCAGCCGCAGATTCTGCTGCCGTTCGATAACGCGAGCGCGTTCGAGCACAACTTGAAGACCTACGACGGCCAGCTCTCGTCGTGGACCACCTATACGGTCACCGAGCGTACGCGTCCGCAAGCGCTCGCCGAGAAAATCGGCGTGGATCCGCAGACGCTGATGTCGGTCAACAAGATTCCGGCGGGCATGCGGCTCAAGCCCGGCTCGACGCTCGTCGTTCCGCGCGGCGATGACGGCGATGACGAAGACATCAGCGCCGATGTTGCCGAAAGCGCCGTGCTCGCGATGGAGCCCGACGTCCCCGACACGCGCAAGATGCTGATACGCGTGCGCCGCAAGCAGACGATGGAGGAGGTTGCGGCGCGCTATCACGTGTCGCTCGGCGAGTTGAAGGTCTGGAACAAGACGCATCGTACGTCGGTCATGCCGGGGCAGGTCATCGTGCTGCATGTGCCCGTCGGCCGAGCGATGCCTGTGGAGCCGGGGCCGCAAAAGATCGCGACATCGATCCCCCAAGGCGCGCGTATCGAACGGATCGAGGCGCACGCTTCCGACGTCAAGCCGAAATCGCGCCACGAAAAGGCTGCCAAAGCCAGCGGTCGTACGGCCGTCGTCAAGACTGCCGCGCATGCAGAGAAATTGGCTCGGCCGAGCGCCGCGGCTTCGAAGTCGGCCGCCAAGGCGCCGAAGGTTACGGCAAGCCGCGAGAAGGGCGCGAAGGGTGATAAGGGTGAAAAAGTCGCGGCCGGGACACCCAAGGTGAAGCGCAAGTCGTAA
- the carA gene encoding glutamine-hydrolyzing carbamoyl-phosphate synthase small subunit, translating to MLPSFPPALLALADGTIFRGYAIGAAGHTIGEVVFNTAITGYQEILTDPSYARQIVTLTYPHIGNVGVNAEDVESTKVHAAGLIIRDLPARASNFRMQRTLGEYLEAENVVAIAGIDTRRLTRLLRDKGAQNGCILAGSIDEAKAVELARSFPGLAGMDLAKVVSTAKPYEWTQTEWRLGAGFGAQRAPKYRVVAFDYGVKYNILRMLAERGCHVTVLPAQASAAEALALNPDGIFLSNGPGDPEPCDYAIAATKEFIERGVPTFGICLGHQIMGLAVGGKTVKMKTGHHGANHPVKDLADGRVVITSQNHGFAVDANTLPANARVTHISLFDGTLQGFELTDKPAFCFQGHPEASPGPHDIGYLFDRFTALMDAKRASAAA from the coding sequence GTGTTGCCGTCTTTTCCTCCCGCTCTGCTCGCACTCGCCGACGGCACGATTTTTCGCGGCTATGCCATCGGCGCGGCTGGTCATACCATCGGCGAAGTCGTGTTCAATACCGCGATCACCGGTTATCAAGAAATCCTGACCGATCCGAGCTACGCGCGCCAGATCGTCACGCTGACCTATCCCCACATCGGCAACGTCGGCGTGAACGCCGAGGATGTCGAATCGACGAAGGTTCATGCCGCCGGCTTGATCATCCGCGATTTGCCCGCGCGGGCGTCGAACTTCCGCATGCAGCGCACGCTCGGCGAGTACCTCGAGGCTGAAAACGTCGTCGCCATTGCCGGCATCGATACGCGGCGCCTCACGCGCCTCTTGCGCGACAAGGGCGCGCAAAACGGCTGCATTCTCGCGGGCAGCATTGACGAAGCGAAAGCCGTCGAGCTCGCTCGCTCGTTCCCGGGCCTTGCCGGTATGGACCTCGCGAAGGTCGTCAGCACGGCCAAGCCGTACGAGTGGACACAAACCGAATGGCGCCTCGGCGCGGGCTTCGGTGCCCAGCGCGCGCCCAAATACCGTGTCGTCGCGTTCGATTACGGCGTCAAGTACAACATCTTGCGCATGCTCGCCGAGCGCGGCTGCCACGTGACGGTGCTGCCCGCGCAAGCGAGCGCGGCCGAGGCCCTGGCGCTCAATCCCGACGGCATCTTCTTGTCGAATGGCCCCGGCGATCCCGAGCCTTGCGATTACGCGATCGCGGCAACGAAGGAATTCATCGAGCGCGGCGTTCCGACGTTCGGCATCTGCCTCGGCCATCAGATCATGGGCCTCGCCGTCGGCGGCAAGACCGTCAAGATGAAAACGGGCCACCACGGCGCGAACCATCCGGTGAAGGACCTGGCCGACGGCCGCGTCGTCATCACGTCGCAGAACCACGGGTTCGCCGTCGATGCGAACACACTGCCCGCGAACGCGCGCGTCACGCACATCTCGCTGTTCGACGGCACGCTGCAAGGTTTCGAGCTGACGGACAAACCGGCTTTCTGCTTCCAGGGCCACCCCGAAGCATCGCCGGGGCCGCACGACATCGGCTACCTGTTCGATCGGTTCACCGCGTTGATGGACGCGAAGCGCGCGAGCGCCGCCGCGTAA
- the carB gene encoding carbamoyl-phosphate synthase large subunit, whose amino-acid sequence MPKRTDIKSILIIGAGPIIIGQACEFDYSGAQACKALREEGYKVVLVNSNPATIMTDPNTADVTYIEPITWEVVERIIEKERPDAILPTMGGQTALNCALDLHHHGVLAKYGVELIGASPEAIDKAEDRQKFKDAMTKIGLGSAKSRTAHSMEEAFKVHAEITAETGGSGYPTVIRPSFTLGGSGGGIAYNRQEFEEICRRGLDLSPTRELLIEESLLGWKEYEMEVVRDRADNCIIVCSIENLDPMGIHTGDSITVAPAQTLTDKEYQLLRNASLAVLREIGVDTGGSNVQFAINPNDGRVIVIEMNPRVSRSSALASKATGFPIAKVAAKLAVGYTLDELKNEITGGQTPASFEPTIDYVVTKIPRFAFEKFREADSRLTTQMKSVGEVMAIGRTFQESFQKALRGLEVGVDGLDEKTTDRDEVVREIGDAGPERIWYVGDAFRLGMSLEEVFEETAIDPWFLAQIEEIVKTEKALAGRTLQSLSKDELLYLKRGGFSDRRLAKLLAANAADVRRRRIELNVRPVYKRVDTCAAEFATKTAYMYSTYEQECEAQPTSNKKIMVLGGGPNRIGQGIEFDYCCVHAALAMREDGYETIMVNCNPETVSTDYDTSDRLYFEPLTLEDVLEIVDKEKPLGVIVQYGGQTPLKLALDLEANGVPIIGTSPDMIDAAEDRERFQKLLQDLGLRQPPNRTARAESEALALADEIGYPLVVRPSYVLGGRAMEIVHEPRDLERYMREAVKVSNDSPVLLDRFLNDAIECDVDCISDGKAVFIGGVMEHIEQAGVHSGDSACSLPPYSLSPTTVAELKRQTAAMAKALNVVGLMNVQFAIQQVRDASGKVDDVIYVLEVNPRASRTVPYVSKATSLPLAKIAARAMVGQSLEQQRVTKEIEPPYFSVKEAVFPFVKFPSVDPVLGPEMRSTGEVMGVGQTFGEALFKSQLAAGSRLPESGTVLLTVMDADKQKAVEVAAMLHELGYPLVATKGTAAAIAAAGVPVKVVNKVKDGRPHIVDMIKNGEIALVFTTVDETRAAIADSRSIRMSAQANKVTYYTTMSGARAAVEGLRYLKNLEVYDLQGLHGRLN is encoded by the coding sequence ATGCCGAAGCGGACAGACATCAAGAGCATTCTCATCATCGGCGCGGGGCCGATCATCATCGGCCAGGCGTGCGAGTTCGACTACTCGGGCGCACAGGCTTGCAAGGCGCTGCGCGAGGAGGGCTACAAGGTCGTCCTCGTCAACAGCAATCCGGCGACGATCATGACCGACCCGAACACGGCCGACGTCACCTACATCGAGCCGATCACGTGGGAAGTCGTCGAGCGCATCATCGAAAAGGAGCGCCCCGACGCGATCCTGCCGACGATGGGCGGCCAAACGGCGCTGAACTGCGCGCTCGACCTGCATCACCACGGCGTGCTGGCGAAATATGGCGTCGAGCTCATCGGCGCGTCGCCCGAGGCGATCGACAAGGCGGAGGATCGCCAGAAATTCAAAGACGCGATGACGAAGATCGGGCTCGGCTCGGCGAAATCGCGCACCGCGCACTCGATGGAAGAGGCGTTCAAGGTTCATGCCGAGATCACGGCGGAAACGGGCGGCTCGGGCTATCCCACCGTCATCCGCCCGTCGTTCACGCTCGGCGGTTCCGGCGGCGGTATCGCCTACAACCGGCAGGAGTTCGAAGAAATCTGCCGTCGCGGGCTCGATCTGTCGCCCACGCGCGAACTGTTGATCGAAGAGTCGCTGCTCGGCTGGAAAGAGTACGAGATGGAAGTCGTGCGCGATCGCGCCGACAACTGCATCATCGTCTGCTCGATCGAAAACCTCGACCCAATGGGGATCCACACGGGCGATTCGATCACGGTCGCGCCGGCGCAAACGCTGACCGACAAGGAATACCAGCTTCTGCGCAACGCTTCGCTCGCGGTGCTGCGCGAGATCGGCGTCGACACGGGCGGCTCGAACGTGCAGTTCGCCATCAATCCGAACGACGGCCGTGTCATCGTGATCGAGATGAATCCGCGCGTTTCGCGCTCGTCGGCGCTTGCGTCGAAGGCGACGGGCTTTCCAATCGCGAAGGTCGCGGCCAAGCTCGCCGTGGGCTACACGCTCGACGAACTCAAGAACGAAATCACGGGCGGGCAGACACCCGCGTCGTTCGAGCCGACGATCGACTACGTCGTCACCAAGATTCCGCGCTTTGCGTTCGAGAAGTTCCGCGAGGCCGATTCGCGTTTGACGACGCAGATGAAGTCGGTTGGCGAAGTGATGGCCATCGGCCGGACGTTCCAAGAGTCGTTCCAAAAGGCGTTGCGCGGTCTCGAAGTCGGTGTCGACGGCCTCGACGAGAAAACGACCGATCGCGACGAAGTCGTGCGCGAAATCGGCGATGCGGGGCCCGAGCGCATTTGGTATGTCGGCGATGCGTTCCGTCTCGGCATGTCGCTCGAGGAAGTGTTCGAGGAGACTGCCATCGATCCGTGGTTCCTCGCGCAGATCGAAGAGATCGTGAAAACGGAAAAGGCACTGGCCGGCCGTACGCTGCAGAGCTTGTCGAAGGACGAGCTGCTGTACTTGAAGCGCGGTGGTTTCTCCGATCGCCGCTTGGCCAAGCTGCTCGCCGCGAACGCGGCCGACGTGCGCCGCCGCCGCATCGAGCTGAACGTACGGCCCGTCTACAAGCGCGTCGACACGTGCGCGGCCGAATTCGCCACGAAAACGGCCTACATGTACTCGACGTACGAGCAAGAGTGCGAAGCGCAGCCGACGTCGAACAAAAAGATCATGGTGCTCGGCGGTGGCCCGAACCGGATCGGGCAGGGCATCGAGTTCGACTACTGCTGCGTGCATGCGGCGCTCGCGATGCGCGAGGACGGCTATGAAACGATCATGGTCAACTGCAACCCGGAAACGGTGTCGACCGATTACGACACGTCCGATCGTCTGTACTTCGAGCCGCTGACGCTGGAAGACGTCCTCGAGATCGTCGACAAGGAAAAACCGCTCGGCGTGATCGTGCAGTACGGCGGTCAGACGCCGCTCAAGCTCGCGCTCGATCTCGAGGCGAACGGGGTGCCGATCATCGGCACGTCCCCCGACATGATCGATGCGGCCGAAGATCGCGAGCGCTTCCAGAAGCTGCTGCAAGATCTCGGCTTGCGCCAGCCGCCGAACCGCACCGCGCGCGCGGAAAGCGAGGCGCTCGCGCTGGCCGACGAAATCGGCTATCCGCTCGTCGTGCGCCCGTCGTACGTGCTCGGCGGCCGCGCCATGGAAATCGTGCATGAGCCGCGCGACCTCGAACGCTACATGCGCGAGGCCGTGAAGGTGTCGAACGATTCGCCCGTGCTGCTCGACCGCTTCCTCAACGATGCGATCGAATGCGACGTCGATTGCATCTCCGATGGCAAGGCCGTCTTCATCGGCGGCGTGATGGAGCATATCGAGCAAGCGGGGGTTCACTCGGGCGATTCGGCCTGCTCGCTGCCGCCGTATTCGCTGTCGCCGACGACCGTGGCCGAACTCAAGCGCCAAACGGCGGCGATGGCCAAGGCGCTCAACGTCGTCGGGCTGATGAACGTCCAGTTCGCGATTCAGCAGGTGCGCGATGCGAGCGGCAAGGTCGACGACGTCATCTACGTGCTCGAGGTGAACCCGCGTGCATCGCGTACGGTGCCGTACGTGTCGAAGGCCACGAGCCTGCCGCTCGCGAAGATCGCGGCGCGCGCCATGGTCGGCCAGTCGCTCGAGCAGCAGCGGGTGACGAAGGAAATCGAGCCGCCGTACTTCAGCGTCAAGGAAGCCGTGTTCCCGTTCGTCAAGTTCCCGAGCGTCGATCCGGTGCTAGGGCCCGAGATGCGTTCGACGGGCGAGGTCATGGGCGTGGGGCAGACGTTCGGCGAAGCGCTGTTCAAATCGCAGCTTGCAGCCGGTTCGCGTCTGCCCGAGTCGGGCACGGTGCTGTTGACCGTCATGGACGCCGACAAGCAGAAGGCCGTCGAAGTGGCGGCGATGCTGCACGAACTCGGCTATCCGCTCGTTGCGACGAAGGGCACGGCGGCCGCGATCGCCGCTGCCGGCGTGCCGGTCAAGGTCGTGAACAAGGTGAAGGACGGCCGTCCGCACATTGTCGACATGATCAAGAACGGCGAGATCGCGCTCGTCTTTACGACGGTCGATGAAACTCGCGCGGCGATCGCCGATTCGCGTTCGATTCGGATGAGCGCGCAGGCGAACAAGGTCACGTACTACACGACGATGTCGGGCGCGCGTGCAGCAGTCGAAGGTTTGCGCTACCTGAAAAACTTGGAAGTCTATGATTTACAAGGGCTTCACGGTCGCCTAAACTAA
- the greA gene encoding transcription elongation factor GreA, with amino-acid sequence MSTIPLTRRGADQLRDELQRLKSVERPSVINSIAEARAQGDLSENAEYDAAKEKQGFIEGRIAEIESKLAAAQVIDPAALDAEGRVVFAATVDLEDLDSGDKVTYQIVGDDEANLDHGLISVSSPIARALIGKFEGDVAAVQAPSGVREYEIISVRYV; translated from the coding sequence ATGAGCACCATTCCCTTGACGAGGCGGGGCGCCGATCAACTGCGCGACGAGTTGCAGCGTTTGAAGTCGGTCGAGCGTCCGTCCGTCATCAATTCGATCGCCGAGGCGCGTGCGCAAGGCGACCTGTCCGAAAACGCCGAATATGACGCGGCGAAGGAAAAGCAGGGTTTCATCGAAGGGCGTATCGCCGAGATTGAATCGAAGCTAGCGGCTGCCCAGGTGATCGATCCCGCTGCGCTCGATGCGGAGGGGCGCGTGGTGTTCGCGGCCACCGTCGATCTCGAGGATCTCGACTCGGGCGATAAGGTGACGTACCAAATCGTCGGCGACGACGAAGCCAACCTCGACCACGGCCTCATTTCGGTCAGCTCGCCGATCGCGCGCGCTTTGATCGGCAAATTCGAGGGCGACGTGGCGGCGGTGCAGGCACCCAGCGGCGTGCGCGAGTACGAAATCATTTCGGTGCGTTACGTCTGA
- a CDS encoding DUF4149 domain-containing protein, whose amino-acid sequence MSSAPHRVFRLLVLIWVGSALTIGYVVAPTLFTMLERSVAGDVAARIFRIEAFVGVTCGILSLALGNMLVRRGGLCYRRLRWLIAGMLMCVLIGYFGLQPFMDALRTAARGAGLDIAHSPYAARFGLLHGIATLFYVVETLLGVVLVWVLPAGPDGQDIRPAGFTA is encoded by the coding sequence GTGTCTTCCGCTCCCCACCGTGTATTTCGGCTGCTTGTCCTGATTTGGGTCGGCAGCGCGCTGACGATCGGTTATGTCGTCGCGCCCACGCTCTTTACGATGCTCGAGCGTTCGGTTGCCGGCGACGTGGCGGCTCGGATCTTTCGGATCGAGGCTTTCGTCGGCGTGACATGTGGCATTTTGTCGCTCGCGCTCGGCAATATGCTCGTGCGGCGCGGCGGACTTTGCTATCGCCGGCTGCGCTGGCTCATCGCCGGTATGCTGATGTGCGTGCTGATCGGATATTTCGGGCTGCAGCCATTCATGGATGCATTGCGCACGGCGGCGCGTGGCGCCGGACTCGATATCGCGCATTCGCCCTATGCCGCCCGCTTCGGGCTGCTGCACGGCATCGCGACGCTGTTTTATGTCGTAGAGACGTTGCTGGGTGTGGTGCTGGTATGGGTGCTACCGGCAGGCCCGGACGGGCAGGACATCCGGCCAGCCGGTTTCACGGCCTGA
- a CDS encoding YhbY family RNA-binding protein: MPALKVSPAQRADLRSQAHALKPVVLIGAEGLTDAVLAEIKVHLAAHELIKIRVFGDEREERVAIYESICDTLNAAPIQHIGKLLVIWKPQAAPASKSAGAKGKAALPTAREAAADTNKRGAAPRVVKVVKQSPSDTVRRPKPQKVRVLGNERVTAGGSVKRAKKRQTSAKRPHQTVK; encoded by the coding sequence ATGCCTGCCCTCAAAGTCTCCCCTGCCCAACGCGCCGACTTGCGCTCCCAAGCCCACGCGCTCAAACCGGTCGTACTGATCGGGGCCGAAGGGCTGACCGACGCCGTGCTGGCCGAGATCAAGGTCCACCTCGCCGCGCACGAACTGATCAAGATCCGCGTGTTCGGCGACGAGCGCGAGGAACGTGTCGCCATCTACGAATCGATCTGCGACACCTTGAATGCCGCGCCGATCCAGCACATCGGCAAACTGCTCGTCATTTGGAAGCCGCAAGCCGCGCCGGCGAGCAAGAGCGCAGGCGCCAAGGGCAAGGCCGCACTGCCTACGGCACGCGAAGCCGCGGCCGATACGAACAAGCGCGGTGCCGCGCCGCGCGTGGTCAAGGTCGTCAAGCAATCGCCGTCCGATACCGTGCGCCGCCCGAAACCGCAGAAGGTGCGTGTGCTCGGCAACGAGCGCGTGACGGCCGGCGGGAGCGTCAAGCGCGCGAAAAAGCGCCAAACGAGCGCCAAGCGTCCGCATCAAACGGTGAAGTAA
- a CDS encoding RlmE family RNA methyltransferase, translated as MAKNRFNQSWLHDHINDPYVKLAQREGYRARAAYKLKEIDEQDKLIRPGQVIVDLGSAPGSWSQYVRNKLAQSARRDAVREGGIDGTIIALDLLPMEPIADVHFIQGDFREESVLAQLEEMVGERRVDLVISDMAPNLSGVAVADAARIEHVCDLALEFSQAHLTPEGALLVKCFHGSGYSQIVEKFKQQFKTVAARKPKASRDKSAETFILGKFLKRPE; from the coding sequence ATGGCAAAAAACCGCTTCAATCAATCGTGGTTGCACGATCACATCAACGATCCTTACGTTAAGCTTGCGCAGCGCGAGGGGTACCGCGCGCGCGCCGCGTACAAACTCAAGGAAATCGACGAGCAAGACAAGCTCATCCGCCCCGGCCAAGTCATTGTCGATCTCGGTTCGGCACCGGGCAGTTGGAGCCAATACGTGCGCAACAAGCTCGCGCAGAGCGCGCGGCGCGATGCGGTGCGCGAGGGCGGGATCGACGGCACCATCATTGCGCTCGATCTTCTTCCGATGGAACCGATCGCCGATGTTCATTTCATCCAGGGCGACTTTCGGGAAGAGAGCGTGCTTGCGCAGTTGGAGGAAATGGTCGGCGAGCGGCGCGTGGACCTTGTAATTTCCGACATGGCGCCCAATCTGTCGGGTGTGGCCGTTGCCGACGCCGCCCGGATCGAACACGTTTGCGACCTCGCGCTCGAATTTTCTCAAGCGCATCTGACGCCGGAAGGGGCGTTGCTGGTGAAGTGCTTTCACGGTAGCGGCTACAGCCAGATCGTCGAGAAGTTCAAGCAACAGTTCAAAACGGTCGCGGCGCGCAAGCCCAAGGCGTCTCGCGACAAGTCGGCCGAAACGTTCATTTTGGGCAAGTTTTTGAAGCGGCCCGAATAA
- the ftsH gene encoding ATP-dependent zinc metalloprotease FtsH, which produces MNNNMFSKAAVWLVIALVLFTVFKQFDKPRVQEGVSYSQFMDDAKDGKIKNVVVQGRNLTVTPADGQKYQIVSPGDIWMVGDLMKYGVQVSGKADDEPSALVSALYYLGPTILIIGFWFYMMRQMQGGGKGGAFSFGKSRARLIDENNNAINFTDVAGCDEAKEEVSELVDFLRDPQKFQKLGGRIPRGVLLVGPPGTGKTLLARAIAGEAKVPFFSISGSDFVEMFVGVGAARVRDMFEQAKKHAPCIVFIDEIDAVGRHRGAGMGGGNDEREQTLNQMLVEMDGFEANSGVIVIAATNRSDVLDKALLRPGRFDRQVYVGLPDIRGREQILKVHLRKVPISNDVDASVIARGTPGFSGADLANLVNEAALFAARRGKRIVEMQDFEDAKDKIFMGPERKSAVIREEAKRATAYHEAGHAVVAKLLPKADPVHKVTIIPRGRALGVTWQLPEHDNETYSKQYLLDRLAILFGGRVAEELFLDLISTGASDDFNKATQTARAMVARFGMTDALGPMVYVDDENDASPFGRGFTRTISEATQQKVDAEIRSLLDEQYNLARRLLEENRDKVEAMTAALMEWETIDADQINDIMAGRPPRSPKNAPAATDASSSSGGSGSAGAEVRPGSATAPA; this is translated from the coding sequence TTGAACAACAATATGTTTTCGAAGGCGGCAGTGTGGCTGGTGATCGCACTGGTGCTGTTTACGGTGTTCAAGCAGTTCGACAAGCCCCGCGTCCAGGAAGGTGTTTCGTACTCGCAATTCATGGACGACGCCAAGGACGGCAAGATCAAGAACGTCGTGGTGCAGGGGCGTAATCTGACGGTCACTCCCGCAGACGGTCAAAAGTATCAGATCGTGTCGCCGGGCGACATTTGGATGGTCGGCGATCTGATGAAGTATGGCGTTCAGGTGAGCGGCAAGGCCGACGATGAGCCCAGCGCGCTCGTCTCCGCCCTTTACTACCTGGGGCCGACGATTCTCATCATCGGGTTCTGGTTCTACATGATGAGGCAGATGCAAGGCGGCGGCAAAGGTGGTGCCTTCTCGTTCGGCAAATCGCGCGCGCGCCTCATCGACGAAAACAACAACGCGATTAATTTCACCGACGTCGCCGGCTGCGACGAAGCGAAGGAGGAAGTCTCCGAGCTGGTCGATTTCCTACGCGATCCACAGAAATTCCAAAAGCTTGGCGGGCGCATCCCGCGCGGCGTACTGCTAGTAGGTCCACCGGGGACGGGTAAGACGCTGCTCGCGCGCGCCATCGCCGGCGAGGCGAAGGTGCCGTTCTTCAGTATTTCGGGTTCCGACTTCGTCGAAATGTTCGTCGGCGTGGGTGCTGCTCGCGTGCGCGATATGTTCGAGCAGGCTAAGAAGCATGCGCCTTGCATCGTGTTCATCGATGAAATCGACGCGGTCGGCCGTCATCGCGGCGCCGGCATGGGCGGCGGCAACGACGAGCGCGAGCAGACGTTGAATCAAATGCTCGTCGAAATGGACGGCTTCGAGGCGAACTCGGGCGTGATCGTCATCGCAGCGACGAACCGCTCCGACGTGCTCGACAAGGCGCTGCTGCGCCCGGGCCGTTTCGATCGTCAGGTCTACGTCGGCCTGCCCGACATCCGCGGCCGGGAGCAGATTCTCAAGGTGCACCTGCGCAAGGTGCCGATCTCGAACGACGTGGACGCGTCGGTCATTGCGCGTGGTACGCCGGGCTTTTCGGGTGCCGATCTCGCGAACCTCGTGAACGAGGCGGCGCTGTTCGCGGCGCGGCGCGGTAAGCGGATCGTCGAGATGCAGGATTTCGAAGACGCGAAGGACAAGATCTTCATGGGTCCGGAGCGCAAATCGGCCGTCATCCGCGAGGAAGCGAAGCGCGCCACGGCGTATCACGAGGCGGGGCACGCGGTGGTGGCCAAGCTCTTGCCGAAGGCCGATCCCGTGCACAAGGTGACGATCATTCCGCGCGGCCGTGCGCTGGGCGTGACGTGGCAGTTGCCCGAGCACGACAACGAGACGTATTCGAAGCAATACTTGCTCGATCGGCTTGCCATCTTGTTCGGCGGCCGCGTGGCCGAAGAGCTGTTCCTGGATCTCATCAGCACCGGCGCGTCGGACGACTTCAACAAGGCGACGCAGACGGCCCGTGCGATGGTGGCTCGCTTTGGCATGACCGATGCGCTCGGACCGATGGTGTACGTCGACGACGAAAACGATGCGTCGCCATTCGGCCGAGGCTTCACTCGAACCATCTCCGAAGCGACGCAGCAGAAGGTCGATGCCGAGATTCGGTCCTTGCTCGACGAGCAATACAACCTTGCGCGCCGTTTGCTCGAGGAAAACCGCGACAAGGTCGAGGCCATGACGGCAGCGCTGATGGAGTGGGAAACGATCGACGCTGATCAAATCAACGACATCATGGCCGGTCGCCCGCCGCGTTCGCCCAAGAATGCCCCGGCGGCTACCGACGCTTCGTCGTCGTCGGGCGGTAGCGGTAGCGCTGGTGCCGAAGTGCGGCCGGGCAGCGCGACGGCTCCGGCGTGA